From the genome of Anopheles cruzii unplaced genomic scaffold, idAnoCruzAS_RS32_06 scaffold01581_ctg1, whole genome shotgun sequence:
GACTAGCAACTGGGACAAGTTCGTGCTGCTCCTGTGGAAGAACTGGATCCTACAGAAGCGACACTACATCCAGACGCTGTTCGAAATACTCATTCCTGCACTGTGCTGCGCGATATTGCTGCTCGTTCGGGGACTCGTGGATCCGGAGCATgtcaacaaaaacacagtGTTTAGTCCGCTGGAGACAGACCGACTACCGTCGTTCAGTGACTTATCGAGTGATAAGCCGATCACCTTCACGTTAGCCTATTCGCCTCAGAACGATGTGTTGGAGCAGATCGTACGGGACGCGGTGCAGTCCCTGAACGCAAATGATCCACGCGCGCCACTGAACTACGCCCCGTTTAGGAACGCACAGGAAATGGAATCATTCTTGGTCGAGTCGTCATACCTGGGCGGTGTGGAGTTTGACGACCGTTTGGCCAGTCTAACCGTCGCCGATGGGCTGCCGGACAGTTTAACATTCGCGCTCCGTTTTCCGGGCGAGTTGCGACACGATGAGTCTCAGTTCTCGAATTGGCAGACGaacctgctggtggtgccatTTTCGCCTCGGCTCCGGAATCCCGACGATAACGACGGAGGATCGCCTAGTTACTACAAAGAAGCATTCCTGGCCGTTCAGGGTGCTATTTCGCGAGCCGTTATAGCGCGTCGCACCGCTGGAGTGTCGCTGCCTGCGGTTCAAATTCAGCGGTATTCCTATCCGCCGTACTACGACGATGCGATCCTTGATGCACTGCAGCTGGTGTTGCCGATCGTCATTGCCATATCGTTTCTGTACACTTTCGTCAACACGGTCAGATTAATAACGATCGAGAAAGAAACACAGCTGAAGGAAGCGATGAAGGTGATGGGTCTCTCGAACTGGCTTCACTGGTCGGCGTGGTTCGTGAGGTGTCTCATTTTGCTCACGATCGCCTCGTCTCTGATTACGCTTCTACTTTGCGTAAGTATCTCCAGACTCCATAGTGGCTTGCATGTGCTTGTCTAATGATCCGTGATCTTCTCAACCCACAGGTACCCATTACCGGTACGGCCATCTTCGAGAACTCCAGCTGGACGCTgatttgggttttcttcttcgtatACAGTATCGCGACGATCTGTTTCGCCTTCATGATCAGTGTGTTCTTCAGCAAGGCAAACACGGCTGCAGGACTCGCGGGACTGCTGTGGTTTATATCACAGCTCCCGTTCAATGTAACCCAGCAAAACTATGACGAAATGGGCACAGGAGCGAAGATCGGGATGTCCATCCTGTCGAACTCTGGTATGTCTTTGGCAATGTTCCTGACGGTCCGTTTGGAAGCGACGGCCGTTGGACTTCGGTGGTCGACCCTGTTCGAATCTGCCACGATCGATGATGGGTTCAGTGTCGGGCTTGTACTCATCATGCTACTGGTCGACGCTGCCATCTACATGCTTATTGCACTGTACGTCGAGCAGGTGATGCCCGGAGAGTTCGGTGTGGCCAAACCGTTCTATTTCCCGTTCACGCGGGACTTTTGGGTGCGAAAACGCATACCGTCGCGTGACACATTTATCCATTCGTACGGAACGGATGGGGCCAACGCTTCAGGCTACATGGAACAAGATCCGGTCGGTATCGCCGGTGTGGAGATCATGCAATTGCGCAAAGTTTACAAGGGCAATAAGGCTGCGGTGGAAGGGTTGAACTTGCGAATGTACGAGAACCAGATCTCGGTGCTGCTCGGGCACAACGGGGCTGGCAAGACTACGACGATGTCCATGTTGGCCGGCGTGTACTCGCCCACTTCCGGAACAGCCTTTATCAATGGCTATGACATTCGCACGGACATGGAAGGTGTCCGGTCCTCGTTAGGTCTTTGCCCACAGCATAACGTACTGTTCCACGAGATGACCGTTGAAGAGCATTTGAAATTCTTCTCCCGCCTGAAGGGTGTGGCAAAGAGTGCGGTACCGGAAGAGATCGATCGGTACCTGAACCTACTCGAACTGACCGACAAACGGAGAGCGCAATCACATACCCTGTCCGGAGGCATGAAGCGTAAGCTGGCCGTCGGCATGGCGCTTTGCGGTGGTTCTAAGGTGGTGCTGCTTGACGAACCGACCTCCGGGATGGATCCATCGGCTCGCCGTGCACTGTGGAATTTGCTGCAACGTGAGAAGCAAAACCGAACGATGCTCCTGTCGACGCACTTTATGGACGAAGCCGACGTGCTCGGCGATCGGATTGCGATTATGTCCGAAGGAAAGCTGAAGGCCGTCGGATCGCCCTTCTTCCTCAAGAAAACGTTCGGCGTTGGGTACCGGTTGATTTGTGTGAAGGATTCGATGCGTTGTGACAAGCAACGGCTATTGAACATCCTGCGAAGACACATCCCTGACGTTACCGTCGACACAGATATCGGATCGGAGCTGTCGTTTATCCTGAAGGAGGACTACATTGACGTGTTCCAACGGTTGCTGGAGGATATCGAGCAGGACATGGCAGCCTGCGGCATTACGAGCTACGGCATATCACTCACCACCATCGAGGAAGTATTCTTGAAGTGAGTACCGAAACAAAAGATGCTTTGCGATGAACGGTTAGGTTATGAATCCATTTTCTTCCAGAGCCGGCAGTGATAGCTTCGATGAGACAGCAAACCAtaccaacggaacggtggtggAGACAAACAATCAAGAATGTAAGTTCTTGGACTTGGTTTTGGTATTTTGCTGGCCTTCAATTTTCTGACTGCTTCTACTTTCAGATGTGCTGGATAAAATGCATCTGTTGACCGGGATGGACTTGTACAAGAACCAGATCTGGGCTCaggttttgaaaaaatatttctCGACCATCCGC
Proteins encoded in this window:
- the LOC128276559 gene encoding phospholipid-transporting ATPase ABCA3-like; its protein translation is SNWDKFVLLLWKNWILQKRHYIQTLFEILIPALCCAILLLVRGLVDPEHVNKNTVFSPLETDRLPSFSDLSSDKPITFTLAYSPQNDVLEQIVRDAVQSLNANDPRAPLNYAPFRNAQEMESFLVESSYLGGVEFDDRLASLTVADGLPDSLTFALRFPGELRHDESQFSNWQTNLLVVPFSPRLRNPDDNDGGSPSYYKEAFLAVQGAISRAVIARRTAGVSLPAVQIQRYSYPPYYDDAILDALQLVLPIVIAISFLYTFVNTVRLITIEKETQLKEAMKVMGLSNWLHWSAWFVRCLILLTIASSLITLLLCVPITGTAIFENSSWTLIWVFFFVYSIATICFAFMISVFFSKANTAAGLAGLLWFISQLPFNVTQQNYDEMGTGAKIGMSILSNSGMSLAMFLTVRLEATAVGLRWSTLFESATIDDGFSVGLVLIMLLVDAAIYMLIALYVEQVMPGEFGVAKPFYFPFTRDFWVRKRIPSRDTFIHSYGTDGANASGYMEQDPVGIAGVEIMQLRKVYKGNKAAVEGLNLRMYENQISVLLGHNGAGKTTTMSMLAGVYSPTSGTAFINGYDIRTDMEGVRSSLGLCPQHNVLFHEMTVEEHLKFFSRLKGVAKSAVPEEIDRYLNLLELTDKRRAQSHTLSGGMKRKLAVGMALCGGSKVVLLDEPTSGMDPSARRALWNLLQREKQNRTMLLSTHFMDEADVLGDRIAIMSEGKLKAVGSPFFLKKTFGVGYRLICVKDSMRCDKQRLLNILRRHIPDVTVDTDIGSELSFILKEDYIDVFQRLLEDIEQDMAACGITSYGISLTTIEEVFLKAGSDSFDETANHTNGTVVETNNQEYVLDKMHLLTGMDLYKNQIWAQVLKKYFSTIRAWKQLAMMFLIPIFFVAMTFIITRSISSGVDLPSLEIEISSYERSITVLQHSSGETDRVAAFQRMFETHGGLVNIQEDMTEYIVRKSIEDIATVNTQYFVGATITSGAPYIGWFNNKAFHTAPLALSLIYNAVLQSDCPQCQINVVNKPLPYRLETQLIKLNTGLNTGFQLAFNTGFAMAFVMALYIMFYIKERTSRAKLLQFVSGTNVTLFWCLAFFWDYVLFVVNCLVYIAAVAIFQEEGWSTFTELGRAFLLLLFFGFASLPVTYLFSFVFNVSASGSVNMMFVNMFSGVILFAAVNILKVDGIDLHDVAEALEWVFMLFPNFVLCHGLNNLNQASSTISFCTRTCEQILGQCSEEQLCAFDGHCCDVSLFSFGKFGIIRNLLFCLLIGCICIALLFGVEYGVVQRLFSRNTFRKQSEKTPLEPTTSMDVDSDVLEEKRRIANLSKAEIDAHNLLLRDMTKYYGDFQAVNKLSIGIHHSECFGLLGINGAGKTTTFKMMTGDESISSGDGWVRGVNLRTDMNRVHQQIGYCPQFDALLEDLTGRETLRIFALLRGVRSTEIKNVSYILAEELNFAKHLDKRTKAYSGGNKRKLSTALALMGNPAVVYLDEPTTGMDPGAKRQFWDVICKVRSTGK